A region of the Candidatus Binatus sp. genome:
CCGACCTCAACCCCTTCAATATCAAGTTCGGCAATCGCGGGGAACTGGAGGTCCCATCGCTCGACCGTCGAAGGCGCGCCGTTTGCGCAGAGCGTTTTCCAGCGACCCGCTGCGGGCTATTATATTACTAACCTGGATGCATTTGCCGGGGACAGCGTGAATTCACCTCTAGCTCTACTCAAAAGCGACTCTCTGAACCGGCGCGAACTGACGTTCAAGGCCCTTGCGGGCCTGGTTGGCGGCGCGATCGGATGGCTCCCGGTCGAGCTGGCCTCGCACAACTCTCGTCTCGGCCAGGTGCAGACGGCGGGCGAAATGCTCGCGTACTACGTCTCGGCGATGTTCGCTGCGGGCGCGATCGGCGCATTCATCACGGCCGTGGATACATCCGACGTTCGCGTGACGCCGGAGTCCAAGCGCCGCTTCATTCGCGGCTTCGCGATATGCGCGCTGCTCTCGCTGCTCTCCACTTACTTCGGAAATTACGTGTTCAACTTGGTTCTCCAAACAGGCGGAGTCGGCTTCAGCCCAAATGGCGAGCTGGTATCGGGCTCGATCATAACACTCTGGATCGCGCGATGGCTCGGATGGGGAATCGACGGAGCGCTGGTGGGCGCCGGCGTGGGATTGGCGACCCTCACGATGGAAAACATTCCCAAGGGAGCGCTGGGCGGACTGGTGGGTGGCGCCGTCGGCGGAGCCAGCTTCGATCTGATCGGCGCGATCGTCGGCGGCGGGCTGGCTTCGCGGTTCTTTGGCGAAGCGGTCACCGGCCTTGCGATCGGATTGTTCATCGGGCTGGTGCAAGAGCTGACCAAGGCCGCGTGGGTCACGGTCGAGCACGGCCGGCTGCGCGGACGCCAGTACCGAATCGAAGGCGCGCGCGCGTCGATCGGCCGCGCCGAGGAAAATCCGGTCGGCCTGTTCGGCGATCCCGCAGTGCAGCAGCGGCACGCCGTGATCGAACGGCGCGGCGCCGACTACGTGATCAAAAATCTCGCGGTGCAGGACGGCACCTTCGTCAACGGCAATCGAATCGAAAGCGTTGACCTGCGCGACGGCGATCGAATCAACATTGGCGGCTACGAACTGCTGTTCCATCTGCGCGGAGCGTCGGCGCCGGCCCGCCAACAAGCGGCGCTCACCGCCGAAACGGTCAATCCCGCGCACGTCGCCACGCGGCTGGCGGGAGCGAACGCAAAGGTCGAGGGGCCGAGCCTAATCGATGCGTCGGGGCAGCCCTACCCCGTCCGCAGCGATGCGGTTACCCGCATCGGGCGCGCACTCGACAACGAAATCGTGGTCAGCCATTCCTCGGTCTCACGCCATCACGCGAGTATCGAAAATTCCGACGGCGTGTTCGCAGTGAGAGACCTCAACAGCCAGAACGGAACGTTCGTCGGCAACCGGCGCGTGACCGAGCCAACGCGCGTGAGTGACGGCGACGCCGTGAGATTCGGCGACGCGCAGTTTACCTTCCGTGGCTGAAGCGGAGTTCGAGAAGCCGAGGTTTTGCTCGCGATGCGGTCAGCCGATCGTGGTCGCCGAAGCAAGCTTCTGCAAATCGTGCGGCGCGCCGGTAACTCGTTTCCCGCTGCTGCGACGGGATCGGGGGTTCAGCCCGCTACTGGCGCTCGTGCTAAGCATCGTTCCGGGCGTCGGTCATATTTACCGGGGCAAACCCTTCAGAGGTATCTTGTGGTTTTTCGGCGTATCGTTGGCGTACAGTGCGGGACCCCCGCTCGGCATTTTGATTCATCTCATATGCGCCGCCAATGCGGCCTTCTCCGGTGCGCTTCGCGAACACATGCTGGTGCGATAAACATGGAGCCCCGCCGGGGCGCCACAAAATCTATGCGATGGTTAGATTCAAACTGAACGGATGATTGCGCCCAATACCATCGTCGGCGGCCGTTACCGCGTGACAA
Encoded here:
- a CDS encoding FHA domain-containing protein, coding for MNSPLALLKSDSLNRRELTFKALAGLVGGAIGWLPVELASHNSRLGQVQTAGEMLAYYVSAMFAAGAIGAFITAVDTSDVRVTPESKRRFIRGFAICALLSLLSTYFGNYVFNLVLQTGGVGFSPNGELVSGSIITLWIARWLGWGIDGALVGAGVGLATLTMENIPKGALGGLVGGAVGGASFDLIGAIVGGGLASRFFGEAVTGLAIGLFIGLVQELTKAAWVTVEHGRLRGRQYRIEGARASIGRAEENPVGLFGDPAVQQRHAVIERRGADYVIKNLAVQDGTFVNGNRIESVDLRDGDRINIGGYELLFHLRGASAPARQQAALTAETVNPAHVATRLAGANAKVEGPSLIDASGQPYPVRSDAVTRIGRALDNEIVVSHSSVSRHHASIENSDGVFAVRDLNSQNGTFVGNRRVTEPTRVSDGDAVRFGDAQFTFRG